Below is a window of Magnetococcales bacterium DNA.
TAACCTCATACTTGCGGACCATGTAGCCCACCGAGACGTTGCGCAGGATGCCTTCCAGAACATCCTTGAAGATGGCGGCAACCCCGTCCCGGCTGGAAAAACGCACCACAGCCCGGCCTTCACCATCAGCAACCCAGGCCCGTTCCACCACGCCCAGGATGCTATCCAGGGATGAGGCGTCATGGCTATTCAGCAGGGGTGCCCCGCTATTCAGCCGGGAGAGGTCCACATGCGCAGCCTCTACGGAGAGGGTCTCGTCATACGGCTTGCCGGTCCGCCAGTCGGTCCGGCGCACGGCGGCTCCGGTAGACCAGACCATCTCGACGGTGCGTTCCTCGCCATTCACCGTTCCTGGAACAAAATTGGCCGACCTGACCTGCATCGGCAGATCGATCTGTTTATGCGGCATTGGCAGTCTCCGTTGGCTTGGGTTGGCCGTTTTTCGTTGTTTTGCGGGCATCAATATCGACGATGATCTTGTACAGATCCCAGATCTGGTACATCTCGTTGAACTCAGCCATCACCACGTCGGGATCGTACCCCTGGCGGGAAACCGCCGTCTGCGGTGACATCAATCCGGCCCGCACCGCGAGAATTTCCGCCATGATGTCCTTTTGCGGGTCAACGGCCTCAAACCGGGGTGGCGTCCATTGCAAGCGGATGGGGACATTGCCGATCAACCCGGCGGCCTGGGCGGTGGACAAAAAGCGGTTCCAGACCGGCTGGCAAATCTGCGGGATCAGCACATGCCGCTGCGTTGCATCCACCCGACGGCGGAACTCAATCAGGCCCGCCCGAATGGAGGAGTAGTTGACCTTGGAAAGGTCGCCGGTGAGCAGCTCATAGGTCAGCCCCAGGCCAGCCGCCACCGCATGGTTGTGCAACTGTGCATATTCGGCATACCCAGAGGTAGAGGCCGGTTGGCCGAAACGGATGTCCCGGCCTGGAGGCAGGTATTCCAGCATGCCGGGCACCAGATCCTCTATTTGCTTGAATGACTCCTCCTCGCCACCCGTATTGGGGGGCGGTTCTGCGTTGGTGACAAAGCCGACGAAGCAGGCCTCCATCTTCTTGCGCACCAGCTCCGACATGTCGTAGTCGTCCAGGTCACGCATGCGCAGCAGGGCCGGGGCGAACCAGGTGACACCCCGGTTTTGGCCGGGACGCAGACGATCGTACAGATGCAGCACATCCGTGGCCGAGATGCGGACACTCTTGGCCATCCCCTGCCTGGCTGAGCCAGGATGGCGAGGATAGATCCAATAAGCCGCTCGCATCCCGAACGAATCAAACTCGATACCCTGCTGGATGAAGCCACCCCCCGGCAGATCCCGGTCGGCGGTACTGTCCAGGTGGTCACACTCCAGCACCCGCAGTTGCAACGGCACCCGCAGGCCAAACGACGATGGCCGGTTGATCAGGTGCAGAAGGCATTCGCCGCTCTCCACCATGCTGCGGGCCATGAGTGTCTGGATGCCGTAGAAGGTGGTGCGACCATCGGCATCGCAATTTTCCGTGAAGGCATCCCACAGATCGGTGATCCGGTCGTCCAACTCTTGCGTGGCCGCCTTGGGACGGGGACGAATGCCTGCGCCGATCATGCTGGAAGCGTGTGTCATCACGGCTTTCGCCGCATACGGGTTGTTCCTTACCAAGTCCCTGGCCCGGTCCCGCAACCGGACGGCGGCCATGGCAATCTCGGCGTTGGCATCACTGCCCGCCGTGGTCCAACCACTGGTCAACCGTCCGGTCTTGGCCCCGTCATAGCCACGACGCAGGGCCTGCAACACATTCCTGGCGCGAGCACGACGCATCGCCGCCTCCGGTGCGATCCATCCCACCAGGCCATCCAACCATCTCGCCATGTCGTTACTCCCTGGAAAAACCCAAACGGGTGCGGGT
It encodes the following:
- a CDS encoding phage portal protein, whose amino-acid sequence is MARWLDGLVGWIAPEAAMRRARARNVLQALRRGYDGAKTGRLTSGWTTAGSDANAEIAMAAVRLRDRARDLVRNNPYAAKAVMTHASSMIGAGIRPRPKAATQELDDRITDLWDAFTENCDADGRTTFYGIQTLMARSMVESGECLLHLINRPSSFGLRVPLQLRVLECDHLDSTADRDLPGGGFIQQGIEFDSFGMRAAYWIYPRHPGSARQGMAKSVRISATDVLHLYDRLRPGQNRGVTWFAPALLRMRDLDDYDMSELVRKKMEACFVGFVTNAEPPPNTGGEEESFKQIEDLVPGMLEYLPPGRDIRFGQPASTSGYAEYAQLHNHAVAAGLGLTYELLTGDLSKVNYSSIRAGLIEFRRRVDATQRHVLIPQICQPVWNRFLSTAQAAGLIGNVPIRLQWTPPRFEAVDPQKDIMAEILAVRAGLMSPQTAVSRQGYDPDVVMAEFNEMYQIWDLYKIIVDIDARKTTKNGQPKPTETANAA